CGGTGAGGCGCTTCGCGACACCGAGGGTGTCCTCGCCGCCGATCGCGATCAGCGCGTCGATCTCCTGCTCGGCGAGCACGGCCTTGATCTTCTCGACGCCGCCCTCGACCATGTACGGGTTGGTCCGCGACGAGCGCAGGATCGTGCCGCCGCGCGTGAGGATGTCCTCGACGTCGCGCAGGCCGAGCGGCTTGCTCTCGCCCGTGAGCGGTCCCTGCCACCCGTTGCGGAAGCCGGTGAACTCCCAGCCGTGCACCTCGATGCCCTTGCGGACCACCGCGCGGATCACCGCGTTCAGGCCCGGGCAGTCACCGCCACCCGTCAGCACACCGACACGCATCTCTTGCCTCCGTCTGTTCTCATGTGGAGATCGCAGTCACATTTCGCCGCCAGAGTAGCGGCAATCGTCTGGATCGGTGCAGGGCGTACCACCTGGCGAATCGGTCCTCGCGCCCCGGCGGCGGCCGCGTGTGCTAACTTCATCGGCGTGCAGCGCTATTTCTGGTTTACGAAGCCGGCCCCGGGTGGGCGCGGCGGCGTGAACCTGCGCTGAGCCCCCACCCCGAGCCGGATTCGAAAACCGGCTCGGCGAGTTCCCGCGGGTCGGTGTCCACCAGGAAGGAACCACCCGCCGTGACCACCCCGCAGCTGACCGCCGGGCCCGCCGACGCGAGCACCCTCGACAACCAGCGCACCACGTCGATCAGCCCGCTGATCTCGCCCGCCTTACTGCGCGAAGACCATCCCGTGGACGCTGCCGTGGCGAAGATCGTGCACGCCGGCCGCACCGAGACCGTCGACATCCTCGACGGCCGCGACGACCGCCTCGCCGTGGTCGTGGGCCCGTGCTCGGTCCACGACCCCGAAGCCGCGATCGAGTACGCCCACAAGCTGGCCGCCAAGGCCGAAGAACTGCGCGGCGACCTGCACATCGTGATGCGCGTGTACTTCGAGAAGCCGCGCACCACGCTGGGCTGGAAGGGCCTGATCAACGACCCCGACCTCGACGGCACCTTCGCTGTGAACAAGGGTCTGCGCCTGGCCCGCAAGCTGCTGCTCGACGTGTCGGCGCTCGGCCTTCCGGTGGGTTGTGAGTTCCTGGACCCGATCACGCCGCAGTTCATCGCCGACATCGTCACGTGGGGCTCCATCGGCGCGCGCACGGCCGCGAGCCAGGTGCACCGCCAGATGTGCAGCGCGCTGTCGATGCCGGTGGGCATCAAGAACTCGGTGGAGGGCGACATCCAGGTGGCGGTCGACGCCACGCGCGCGGCCGCCGCGTCGCACGTGTTCCCGGGCATCAACGTCGACGGCCTCGCGGCCCTCCTGACCACCTCCGGCAACCCCGACTGCCACGTGATCCTGCGCGGCAGCTCGCAGGGCCCCAACTACGACGCCGCTTCGGTCACCGAGACCCTCGGCCGCCTCGCCAAGGCGGGCCTGTCGGAACGCGTGATCATCGACGCGAGCCATGGCAACAGCAACAAGGACCACGTCCGTTCGCGTGAGGTGGTGCTGGAGCTGGCCTCGCGGATCGCCGCGGGTGAGCGCGGGATCGTCGGGCTGATGATGGAGAGCAACCTGGTTGCGGGCACCCAGAAACTGGTGCTGGGCCACGCCTCCGAGCTCACCTACGGCCAGTCGATCACCGACGCGTGCCTGGACTGGGACACGACGGCGGATCTGCTGGACACGCTGGCTGGCGCGGTGCGGACGCGGCGCTGAGTCGTTCGGGGGCCGGGCGTCCACTTCCAGGGCGCCCGGCCATATGAATCGCGCGTATTTCGGGGTATGAACTCCGCATGGGGGACGAGGAACTGCTGCTCGTGCCGACGGCCAAGAGGCTGATGTTCGGCACCGCGTTCTTCGCGGTGTTCTTCGGGTTCGAGCTGGCGTTGGCGCTGACCGGGGTTCTTGACGGCTGGTGGCGGGTTTCCGCCCCGGCCGTGTTCCTCGTGGCGTTGGCGCTGACCGCGACCGCGGCCTGGCGAGCAGCCCGGGCGCCCTGGCAAGTGCGCTGCAGCGCGGCCGGGGTCGAAGTGCGGGGCTTCGAGCCGGTCGCCTGGTCCGCACTGGCAGAGATCCGGATCGGCCCGTACCGACCGCGCTGGGTGGGATTCCTCTCCGCCTTCCCCTCCCCGCGCGGGCTCGCACGCGTAATCGCCTTCGTTCCCGGGGAGGAGGGTGGCGTGCCCGCCGTTTCCGTGTACGACCCTTACGCCCGGCCGGGCCGGCAACTCTCGGCGCGCAACGCCCACCTGGCGCGGAAGCGCTACGGCAGCCCGCTGCTCGTCTTCACCCACAGCATCGACGTTTCGCCCGCCGACATCGCCGAGGTGCTCCGCAAGCTCACCGGAGTGCGGGTGATCGAGACCTGAGCTCAGCGGGTACAGCCGGACTGGGTGTGCAGCCACGCTGATGCGGCCGCGATCACCTCGTCGGTGGTCGCGGTCGCGGGCAGTGGGTGGTCGGGTTCGATCGGGGTGTTGCCGTAGACGCGGCCGGTGCGGTCGACTTCGCGCACGGTCGTGATCAGCAGTTCGGCGCCGTCGCTGAGGTGGTAGACCTCGTTGCCGGTGGCCAAACCGGCAGTCGCCTGGCCGAAGGTTCGCGCGCGGGCGAGACCACGGAACGCGATGAGTGTCGCCTCGCCCGAGCTTCCGGTGCGGGCCGAGGTGAGCACGGCGACCGGGGGCCGGGGGTTGGCCAGGCGCAGCGGGTTGGATTCGGCTACCGGCGCCGTGCCGATCGTGATGCGACCGGCGTGCAGGGTCCAGGTGGTCGAACCGTCCGGCCCCTCGAACGATCCCGCGCGCCCTCGCCCAGCAGCGGCGCGGCGACAGTGAGCAGGGGAACCAGGTCACCGCCGACGCCGGCCGATTCCTCACGAAGATCAAGCCGCGCCCCGGAGGAAGGCAAGTTCGAGGACGAGCCGCGGTTCCCATCCTGTCTGCTGAAGGCCCGGGATGCCCGGTCGAGCCCGCGGGGCCTTCGCCATTCGCAGTTCGCCGGTGCAGCTTTGCCACCTCGCCCGGCGGGACAACATGCCCCCGCCCTCCCGAGGGGGGCGTCCCCAAGCCCATTCTATCGGCCACCACCGACAAAACCGGACAACAGCCTGCCATGGCGGGTAGTTGTCCACAGCCCGATCGAGTGGGGATGGCCGCCAGGGCGCACAACCACAAAGCCGTGAGGTCCGCGCGAGCACCGATCGGCGGTGCCGGACGGGCGGCCGACTTACGGAAGCAGGCCGAGGGGGTTGATCAGGTAGTTCATGGCGACTCCGGCCGAGGGGCCGCCGCGGCCGTGACCAGGCCGGGCACCAGAGCTACCGCCGCGAACCACGACAGCACACGGCGCACGACGAAGCCAGCAAGTACCCGACGCATTGACGAGCCCCCAGGAAAAGCTCAACGGCGCCGGAACGCCGGCTCGATCACTTCCCACCGTTGCAGGTTGTGCTTCGCGTCCGCAAGCGCGTCGTGCTGGTCGGTGGGGGCCAACGGGAGCTTCGGCTTCCCCGCGTCTTCCCAGCGTTGGCGCAGGTCGCGCGTGAAGCGGGGTAGCTGGCGCGGCAGCGCGGGCATGGGGCCCCACAGCTGGGCGAGCGCGACGTGGTCGTAGGCGGCGAACCAGGCCCACAGCTCGATGCCGCCCGGGGGCTTGCCGAAGAACTCCAGCAGGTCCTCCCGGATCTTCTCGCGGCTGCGCCACGAGCGGTCCGCCGGCGAGGGCAGCTTGGGCAGCACGTTGTCGCGCACCCACGGGCCCGCCTTGGCTGGGTCGAAGTCGGTCGACACGGCGTAGAACTCGCGGCCGCGCTCGTCAACGACACCGATCGAAACCAGGTCGATCGTCACGCCGTCCTCGATGAACTCGGTGTCGTAGAAAAAACGCACCGGTGAACTCTAGTGGGCCTAGCCGACCTTGCTGTCCGGCACCCGGTCGGCGTCGCGGCCCGACGGCTGTGCAGGCACCTTCGGCTTGGCGCCGGAGGCCTCGGCGGCGAGCAGTTCCTTGGCCTTCGCCGCGTAGATGTCCACGTACTCCTGGCCCGAGAGCTCCATCAGGGCGTACATGATCTCGTCGGTGATCGAGCGCTCGATGAAGCGGTCGCCGGCCAGGCCGTCGTAGCGGGAGAAGTCGAGCGGGGCGCCGAAGCGGATCTCGAGGCGGCGCGGCCACCACATCTTGGAGCCGATCGGGTTGACCTTGTCCGTGCCGACCATGGCGACGGGCACGACCACGCCCTTCGACTCCAGCGCGATGCGGGCGACGCCGGTCTTGCCCTTGTACAGGCGGCCGTCGGGCGAGCGCGTGCCCTCGGGGTAGATGCCGAGCAGGTGGCCCTGCTTCACGAGCCGAATGGCGGTGTCGAGGGCGGCCTGCGCCGCGTTGCCGCTGGAGCGGTCGATGGGGAACTGGCCGACGCCGGTGAAGAAGCACTTCTTGAGCAGGCCCTTCAGACCCGGCTCGGTGAAGTACTCCGACTTCGCCGGGAACGTGACCTTGCGCTTCACGCGGATCGGCATGAAAAACGAGTCGGCGACCGCCAGGTGGTTGCCGGCGAGGATCGCGCCGCCGTTCTCGGGGATGTTCTCGGCGCCGACGACCTTCGTCGGCCACAGCAACCTGAGCAGTGGTCCGATGAAGACGAACTTCATGAGCCAGTACAGCACCGCGCGCCAGTCCTTCCCGAGGCTCAACCAGAGTTCCCAGTGGTCAAGCCTACGAAACGCGGCGGTGTGCGCACAATGCGGGACGAGCCGCTACTGGGTGGCAGCGATCGATCTCACAGCGGTACCTGCCAGTTCCGGGCACCGGCCGGGGCCCCACAAGACCACTCGACCGTGAGAGCATGGAAGACCTACACCGCTTCGATCGGAAGGGCGTTCGTCATGGGCGTGCTCGCCGGCGCGGAACCGTTCGCCCACACCGGTTCCTCCGGGGCCGGGTTCCTGCTGTGCCACGGCTTCACCGGGACGCCGGCCGGGCTGCGGGCCTGGGGCGACCATCTCGCCGCGGCCGGGTTCAGCGTGCGCTGCCCGCTGCTGCCGGGCCACGGCACGCGCTGGCAGGACCTGAACCGGACCACGTGGGAAGACTGGTACGGCGCCGTCCGCGAAGAGCTGCTCGCCCTGCTGGCCGGGAACGACACCGTGTTCGTCGGCGGGTTGTCGATGGGCGGCACCCTCACGCTGCGCCTCGCCGAGGAGTTCGGCGACCGGATCGCCGGGATCGTGCTGGTCAACCCGTCGGTCACACGACTGAGCGCCGACGCGAAGCTGCTGCCGCTGCTCGCGCGCGTAATCCCGTCGATCCCCGCGATCGCCAACGACATCGCCAAACCCGGCGTCACGGAGCTGGCCTACCCGCGTACGCCGGTGCGCGCCGCCGCGAGCCTGGCGCGCCTGTGGAAGCTCGTGCGCGCCGACCTGGGCAAGGTCACGCAGCCGGTGCTGCTGCTGCGCTCCCGCGTCGACCACGTGGTGGAGCCCGAGAACTCGCGGATCGTGCTCGCCGGCGTCGCCAGCACGGACGTGACCGAGGTGGTGCTCGAGAACAGCTTCCACGTCGCGACGCAGGACAACGACGCGGAACTGATCTTCAGCCGCAGTGTCGACTTCGCCCGGGCGCTGCGGGCGGGACAGGTGGGTGCCTGATGACCCGGGGGAAAGGCACGGACGGACCCGAGGACGTCGACGCCACGTTCGCCGAGATCGTGGCCGACCTGCGTGCCGAGGGTGTGGGTTTGTTCCTCGAAGAGGACGCGCTGGAGCTCGCCGACGACGCGGCGGGCGAGCAGGGCGGCGAACCGGCCCCGCCGCCGGTCGCCAAGACCGACCCGAAGCCCGACAAGCCCGAGAAGGCACCCGAGGCCGACAACTGGCGCACCGGCGGCACCACGTGGGACGCCACGATGTTCAGCGACGACCCGGCCGAGGACGACGAGCACTTCGTGCCGCCCGAGCCGCCGCCGCTGCCGCGTCCGCGCAAGGGCGCGTTCGTGGTGCTGCTGTTCTTCGTGGTGGGGCTGCTGCTGCTGATCGTGCCGAACCTGATCGGCGTCGGGCCCGCGCTGGCGACGCCGCTGGGCATCCTCGCGCTCGCCACCGCCATCGCGCTCCTGCTGCTGCGGGTGCGCCAGGGCCCGCCGCCGGGCGCCGACCCGACCAACGGCGCCCAGGTCTGACCGGGCGGGTATGCGGATCGACTTCAGTCCTTCGCGGCGTTCGACGATCGGCGCGGAGTGGGAGCTGGCCCTGGTGGACCGGCGCAGCGGCGAGCTGGCCTCGGTCGCGGAACGGATCCTCGACGCGGTGCGCCCCGACGGCGCCGACGAGCACCCCAAGATCAAACAGGAACTGCTGCTCAACACCATCGAGGTGATCAGCGGCGTCTGCTCCACTGTCGCCGAGGTGAAGGCCGACCTGGCCGAGTCGCTCGACGTCGTGCACAAGGTCACCGACCCGCTGGGCGTGGAGCTGTTCTCGGCGGGCACGCACCCGTTCTCCAACTGGTACCGCCAGAAAGTGACCGACAAGGCGCGCTACGCCAAGCTCATCGACCGCACCCAGTGGTGGGGCCGGCAGATGCTGATCTACGGCGTCCACGTGCACGTCGGCCTCGACCACCGCGACAAGGTGCTGCCGGTGCTCGACGCGCTGCTCAACTACGCGCCGCACCTGCAGGCGCTTTCCGCGTCCTCGCCGTACTGGGGCGCCGAGGACACCGGCTACGCGTCGAACCGCGCGCTGATGTTCCAGCAGCTGCCCACGGCCGGGCTGCCGTTCCAGTTCCGCGAGTGGGCCGAGCTGGAGCACTACGTCGACGACATGTTCACCACCGGCGTGATCGACCACTTCTCCGAGATCCGCTGGGACATCCGCCCCGCGCCGCACTTCGGCACGATCGAGATGCGCGTGTGCGACGGCCTGCCGACGCTGGAGGAGGTCGGCGCGGTCGCCGCGCTGACGCAGTGCCTCGTCGAGGACTTCAGCACGCGCCTCGACCACGGCGAGCGGCTCCCGACGTTGCCGCCGTGGCACGTGCAGGAGAACAAGTGGCGCGCCGCCCGCTACGGCACGGACGCGATCATCATCCTCGACGCCGCCGGCCGCGAGCGGCTCGTCACCGACGACCTCGCCGACCTGCTCGAGAAGCTCGAACCCGTCGCGCGGCGGCTCGGCTGCGTGGCCGAGCTGCGCGACGTCGAGACGATCCTCAAG
The sequence above is a segment of the Amycolatopsis sp. 2-15 genome. Coding sequences within it:
- a CDS encoding 3-deoxy-7-phosphoheptulonate synthase, with protein sequence MTTPQLTAGPADASTLDNQRTTSISPLISPALLREDHPVDAAVAKIVHAGRTETVDILDGRDDRLAVVVGPCSVHDPEAAIEYAHKLAAKAEELRGDLHIVMRVYFEKPRTTLGWKGLINDPDLDGTFAVNKGLRLARKLLLDVSALGLPVGCEFLDPITPQFIADIVTWGSIGARTAASQVHRQMCSALSMPVGIKNSVEGDIQVAVDATRAAAASHVFPGINVDGLAALLTTSGNPDCHVILRGSSQGPNYDAASVTETLGRLAKAGLSERVIIDASHGNSNKDHVRSREVVLELASRIAAGERGIVGLMMESNLVAGTQKLVLGHASELTYGQSITDACLDWDTTADLLDTLAGAVRTRR
- a CDS encoding S41 family peptidase, with protein sequence MLTSARTGSSGEATLIAFRGLARARTFGQATAGLATGNEVYHLSDGAELLITTVREVDRTGRVYGNTPIEPDHPLPATATTDEVIAAASAWLHTQSGCTR
- a CDS encoding polyadenylate-specific 3'-exoribonuclease AS produces the protein MRFFYDTEFIEDGVTIDLVSIGVVDERGREFYAVSTDFDPAKAGPWVRDNVLPKLPSPADRSWRSREKIREDLLEFFGKPPGGIELWAWFAAYDHVALAQLWGPMPALPRQLPRFTRDLRQRWEDAGKPKLPLAPTDQHDALADAKHNLQRWEVIEPAFRRR
- a CDS encoding lysophospholipid acyltransferase family protein, encoding MLYWLMKFVFIGPLLRLLWPTKVVGAENIPENGGAILAGNHLAVADSFFMPIRVKRKVTFPAKSEYFTEPGLKGLLKKCFFTGVGQFPIDRSSGNAAQAALDTAIRLVKQGHLLGIYPEGTRSPDGRLYKGKTGVARIALESKGVVVPVAMVGTDKVNPIGSKMWWPRRLEIRFGAPLDFSRYDGLAGDRFIERSITDEIMYALMELSGQEYVDIYAAKAKELLAAEASGAKPKVPAQPSGRDADRVPDSKVG
- a CDS encoding alpha/beta hydrolase — encoded protein: MGVLAGAEPFAHTGSSGAGFLLCHGFTGTPAGLRAWGDHLAAAGFSVRCPLLPGHGTRWQDLNRTTWEDWYGAVREELLALLAGNDTVFVGGLSMGGTLTLRLAEEFGDRIAGIVLVNPSVTRLSADAKLLPLLARVIPSIPAIANDIAKPGVTELAYPRTPVRAAASLARLWKLVRADLGKVTQPVLLLRSRVDHVVEPENSRIVLAGVASTDVTEVVLENSFHVATQDNDAELIFSRSVDFARALRAGQVGA
- a CDS encoding glutamate--cysteine ligase, whose product is MRIDFSPSRRSTIGAEWELALVDRRSGELASVAERILDAVRPDGADEHPKIKQELLLNTIEVISGVCSTVAEVKADLAESLDVVHKVTDPLGVELFSAGTHPFSNWYRQKVTDKARYAKLIDRTQWWGRQMLIYGVHVHVGLDHRDKVLPVLDALLNYAPHLQALSASSPYWGAEDTGYASNRALMFQQLPTAGLPFQFREWAELEHYVDDMFTTGVIDHFSEIRWDIRPAPHFGTIEMRVCDGLPTLEEVGAVAALTQCLVEDFSTRLDHGERLPTLPPWHVQENKWRAARYGTDAIIILDAAGRERLVTDDLADLLEKLEPVARRLGCVAELRDVETILKYGPSYRRQRAVAKQHNGSLKAVVASLVAEMRDGIVR